taaaaatatgcatgtagattaataagatccacaacaagacaatgataatattaattattccacatgtttgcagattgcaggtgtcCATAATAAgaattgatttacaaatattatgaatatttcaatttccaggtgtacatgtcacaactgtgtgaacatggagacagtggctgagtgtgtctgctgtCGTGAGCTAGATGCAGTGGCCAGAACGATGGAGGAGAAGAGGGTGGagacgtgcatcatagaccaccctggctttccatctgtgtgtctggatgaatgggtgctgcagacagcgtATTACGCCTACGAACAGCAATATGGTgtgctgcagcaacagcaaaatgagtgaggcactaataagtttaaataattctatcaacctttggaagataagtcagaatgagcactttcttatcttattcttattctgtgaaatgtactgtgctacaatgtaaatgacattatatatcatagaagtattacatacataaaaccgtagatgtcaacaatatttacaatttactgcaacagtaaatgacaaatgaatataatgcatgacaatgtcttttgcatctcagagaacagtgagtcactgtgtatccATGTCCGGATAATAACAGCTGCCATCATTTGCTAACAACTATTTTGTACTTGCAGGCGGAAACGACACACAGCCTATCGACAGTTTGTCCGCCTCTGCTGGGGATATTTGGGAAAGGAGATAAGGGTGGTactaccagcttgtgtagtacataagattaggacaacattcccatcgatggactacacggggttccaagacgtgcagtgactgcaacacaatccacatggccactgtacttaatcaataaaataaatcaatcaatcaatcaatcaatgtttatttatatagccctaaatcacaagtgtctcaaagggctgcacaagccacaacgacatcctcggtacagagcccacatacgggcaaggaaaaactcaccccagtgggacgtcggtgaatgactatgagaaaccttggagaggaccgcatatgtgggtaaccctccccctctaggggagaccaaaagcaatgtatgtcgagtgggtctgacataatattgtgaaagtccagtccttagtggatctaacataatagtaagagtccagtccatagtggggccagcaggaggccatcccgagcggagacgggtcagcagcgcagagatgtccccaaccgatgcacaggcgagcggtccaacccgggtcccaactctggacagccagcacttcatccatggtcaccggaataacccctccacAAGGGGGAGagggtgtggggtggggggcagaggagaaaagaaaagaaacggcagatcaactggtctaaaaatgggggtctatttaaaggctagagtatacaaatgagttttaagatgggacttaaatgcttctactgaggtagcatctctaactgttactgggagggcagttaacacttaccgaagcgactcctgtgcttggcgatggcttcctccttgtctggcttctccagttcatcgcAGAGGAAGGGAGGCACATCCACAGTGACGCTGACTGGTGTTCTCTGGTCAggggtctgtctgcagccagcaacaacctccctgatcaagtcatctacgtagcctgcaaaatacaattgtacatgttcctgctcacaacataatatactcatggagagtgaaacttgacagtattattatcatgatacaaagtgtcaagtgtttacatgttttgtgtcctctacacttacggtatgttggctctgtcgcaattttcttgaccacatggccccctgctttatacttcggGTAGTGTACTACATAGCGCTCAGCACCCGCTTGTGTAGTGGCTATAGGGCGGCTCGAGTTTTCATTCCAGTGCAGCCCAGTAAGCAGGTTCCTAGGTGtggtaacagaataatgtaataattagtactaaagtatggcacacactagtgacacttagattagtgtggaaacatacctgcacagcattccgatgtatgagaagacataaattttcggtgcgaactgtataagataaaagacactttattcagtcatgcgtccatacaatgtgtgtgtaaatttataaatagtttgtaaatttgaatacaaatgtttgtgtattaaactgtttatagtcagctattaaagcttgatctcctgcaataatgaagctgttttgtttttaattttaataccacgccagaattgtttgcaatctttATCACCAAGATGCCtagccactatgttggacctctAACTGCCtagccactatgttggacctctaacattctcttgcttacactgactgtatcaaggctacatttagtatgctctagtattttgctccctgGCCACCAAAGTCCTAGTGGCAGTTGGTAACCACCGACGCCACCTACAGGCGATCAGcctaattctcacctgtatgataaggctatggaacgcctccaccttggaagtctggtgttcacccgacagcatggcgatatctttcagcagggacttgttgttgaccacctcctccagtttcactgctgagcgtgaacctaaacatacatttaaaatagaacaatgtttcaacaaaaatgttccagtcaacttaaactggttatttacttacaagtttatctgaattttttgactttcaaaagatgtgcaggaaaatactgctagtccctcactgctttcgggcaacttatttgcctactcacattgtttgagccatttcttttgccgttgcagttgtccatgagtacaaattgggaagaggtcgccatggtccttgtggatgttctgaatgtgtcgctctacagacttccacttggcaaccagaagttccccctctccaggcggtgtagacactgctgcccagtagaggtggttgattatactttgcacccagggcttcaggtcttcacagtccttatgcttgtagatggccttcagtttctttccgatggctacaaacagaaaaaagcagaaatttgtggattaaatacaatatggcattcatctgatcactaatatgtacacactacttcacaacttgtcATACATACAAGtaatccaactaacattttgcaacatgccagatgtcatagcagtgccgtgtattgggcatgttttcgcaaatccatttagcgatctgtctgtgtcggtctgtcaccagcaccccgacatccaggtcccagctgatcaacagctccaccatcctcttcagtccttccatccccatatggtagctgccaagacattcgttgctctgaaatatatataacagaaaaggaatgagcaaagaaaaaaatgaaaaaggggcttagtatacattgaaatggttaatgttattagacaaatttactaggataattctggaaaatcccttcTCTGCTTATTATGTTACTagtgttttagtgagattatatggtcgtacctgtacaacctgaaggtcgagaaccacattggccacaagctccattgtggtgtaggtacCAAACTTGGCACTGTGTCCCGGACTGTCTGCTCGCCCATCACCACCAAGACAAGGAGTCGGCcttccacctgcagcatggtgaggtgcgtccgttgctgttcctcccacacctttttgatggctggctgcaggatgagctcctggtggttgaaaaatgtcctcttcacatacgtgaccactctgatgctgttcagcacttgcaacaccttgccagaagatgcgccagcgaagaggatgccagcagatagcaggatgttgcccgcggcataagggccaatgtttggctggctgctccaactactcctctggtcacatgatgcacattgaagagtcatggtcagctgtgtaccgtttgaatcccaagaagggcttattttctggctgccacagactgtacagtgacaccacttgacgagacactggaggcacgactcaaagatgatgtacttcggttccttgtggcagccctcttcacgcatctggtgagtacgtgggcgatctggcgacccgtcagattgacacggatccgatgttgatgactcactcggcacatagctgtcatcggaagaaccacTAACAAAAGGCGCAGTGGGACTTGATGCTGGTCCTACATCAAACAATGCAGGAGCACCTGGAGTTGCTATgttagtctgcatctcggggctgtcagatggagctgctacacttgacgatgggacttcactaaccctggccagccgagctctaaccctctcgaggatctctggggtcacctggtgtcctagcaataaaatcaaacacaagttgttttatataatctgttaaaattGAACTAGAATCACATActaattattgtctttgaatcacctaatttatctgtctactctactctgcacaggcagctgtgcaatgtgtactgtgatgtgcagaatcatgttcatcaccgaaatagacataccctttgatctatgatgtattttccctgtttgggtgctcttgctactggtcattgctgttggtgctctcccaatcggtacccagtccgtctggcatccttgttctcttgtatttccctggaaatggagaaacagctacatgtaatatggatacctcaattacataaattatgaatacttttgtattgggcttgaactgtaatccatttgaacattgattaggaaaacaaatcgaacctgatcttgatcgccctcctcatcaggcaaatctagtgccattgccattggttcatccaccgcatccgccactgatgccgtagtcgtactggccatgatctgatctattgtctgtaaatgtacaatgctttatattattgtctattgtaatctattgacagtattgacactattgacagtaatgtcagtaaatgtacgatactttatactgcagaagaacttgactagaacttgaagcaataattatatgtagactattttattgttaatttatttcattgttcatggagtagaccagtggttctcaaatgggggtacgcgtacccctgggggtacttgaaggtatgccaaggagtacgtgagaatttttttaaatattctaaaaatatcaacaattcaaaaatcctttataaatatatttattgaataatacttcaacaaaataaatgtttagaattaagttcatgaatccagatggatctctattacaatccccaaagagggcactttaagttgatgattacttctatgtgtagaaatctttatttataattgaatcacttgtttattttcaacaagttttttgttatttttatatctttttttccaaatagttcaagaaagaccactacaaatgagcaatattttgcactgttatacaatttaataaatcagaaactgatgacatagtgctgtattttacttttttttctctttttttcaaacaaaaatgctttgctctgattaggggatacttgagttaaaaaaatgttcacacggggtacatcactgaaaaaaggttgagaaccactggagtagtctatgactgtgtgtgagttttgattgattgattgattgagacttttattagtaggttgcacagtgaagtatatattctgtacaattgaccactaaatggtatcaccccaataagtttttcaacttgtttaagtcggggtccacttaaattgattcatgatacagatatatactatcagatatgtactatcatcataatacagtcatcacacaagataattacattgcattatttacattatttacaatccggggtgtggaggggttaggtttggttgttatcatcagtcatcaacaattgagaacaaagaaatggatattggaacagtgtagtctgactatgGAAACTGGAAATCaagattcttaccctcttcctttcccttttggcaa
This Entelurus aequoreus isolate RoL-2023_Sb linkage group LG05, RoL_Eaeq_v1.1, whole genome shotgun sequence DNA region includes the following protein-coding sequences:
- the LOC133650821 gene encoding uncharacterized protein LOC133650821 isoform X3, whose amino-acid sequence is MELVANVVLDLQVVQSNECLGSYHMGMEGLKRMVELLISWDLDVGVLVTDRHRQIAKWICENMPNTRHCYDIWHVAKSIGKKLKAIYKHKDCEDLKPWVQSIINHLYWAAVSTPPGEGELLVAKWKSVERHIQNIHKDHGDLFPICTHGQLQRQKKWLKQCSRSAVKLEEVVNNKSLLKDIAMLSGEHQTSKVEAFHSLIIQFAPKIYVFSYIGMLCRNLLTGLHWNENSSRPIATTQAGAERYVVHYPKYKAGGHVVKKIATEPTYRYVDDLIREVVAGCRQTPDQRTPVSVTVDVPPFLCDELEKPDKEEAIAKHRSRFGKC
- the LOC133650821 gene encoding uncharacterized protein LOC133650821 isoform X2 translates to MGIATTRRLVLKKGAKPTIFNRPRPCLSASSTSSEHPTPSTSGQTVHMRSAFAKRERKRTIDQIMASTTTASVADAVDEPMAMALDLPDEEGDQDQGNTREQGCQTDWVPIGRAPTAMTSSKSTQTGKIHHRSKGHQVTPEILERVRARLARVSEVPSSSVAAPSDSPEMQTNIATPGAPALFDVGPASSPTAPFVSGSSDDSYVPSESSTSDPCQSDGSPDRPRTHQMREEGCHKEPKYIIFESCLQCLVKWCHCTVCGSQKISPSWDSNGTQLTMTLQCASCDQRSSWSSQPNIGPYAAGNILLSAGILFAGASSGKVLQVLNSIRVVTYVKRTFFNHQELILQPAIKKVWEEQQRTHLTMLQVEGRLLVLVVMGEQTVRDTVPSLVPTPQWSLWPMWFSTFRLYRATNVLAATIWGWKD
- the LOC133650821 gene encoding uncharacterized protein LOC133650821 isoform X1, with translation MTYARDVTRATEEVGPYRTRHKNLCFRQNSTVFWTSVGESFAICSIYNGDYKKESYGGQALLWNKEVKRTRLDWTTHTKYSVLCSEHFEQSCFEEGPLQRAAMGIATTRRLVLKKGAKPTIFNRPRPCLSASSTSSEHPTPSTSGQTVHMRSAFAKRERKRTIDQIMASTTTASVADAVDEPMAMALDLPDEEGDQDQGNTREQGCQTDWVPIGRAPTAMTSSKSTQTGKIHHRSKGHQVTPEILERVRARLARVSEVPSSSVAAPSDSPEMQTNIATPGAPALFDVGPASSPTAPFVSGSSDDSYVPSESSTSDPCQSDGSPDRPRTHQMREEGCHKEPKYIIFESCLQCLVKWCHCTVCGSQKISPSWDSNGTQLTMTLQCASCDQRSSWSSQPNIGPYAAGNILLSAGILFAGASSGKVLQVLNSIRVVTYVKRTFFNHQELILQPAIKKVWEEQQRTHLTMLQVEGRLLVLVVMGEQTVRDTVPSLVPTPQWSLWPMWFSTFRLYRATNVLAATIWGWKD